Proteins from a single region of Spodoptera frugiperda isolate SF20-4 chromosome 8, AGI-APGP_CSIRO_Sfru_2.0, whole genome shotgun sequence:
- the LOC118275747 gene encoding N-acetylneuraminate lyase-like encodes MVFEVEGMLAPVFTPMSEAGAVNLSVIPAYMEHLKKHRVNGILVSGTTGEGMSLNVEERKSLLEAWVFVARPAQTKVIAQVGGAALPDVLELAKHAEKLNVDGIMTLPELYYKPRTTDQLISYLQRVSAAAPTLPLVYYDFPMMSGVNVNMKELFTSASSKLPNFKGAKADLNVAEQVAHLLAQDQKIFIANHHIAPSVLMGHDSSIATVVSLFPELVHNIRQAVKDGEVVKAKLLQRRLNALVDAIASKGDFVPSMKTAMELTTGIRMGPTRSPLVPLNCVQRKDLINSLIELDVQLQMTD; translated from the exons ATG GTTTTTGAAGTAGAAGGCATGTTGGCACCAGTATTTACTCCTATGTCAGAAGCTGGAGCTGTAAACCTATCCGTCATACCTGCTTATATGGAACACTTGAAGAAACATCGGGTCAACGGTATCCTTG TGAGTGGAACAACAGGCGAAGGTATGTCGCTGAACGTGGAAGAAAGAAAGTCTCTCCTTGAAGCCTGGGTGTTTGTCGCTAGGCCAGCTCAAACGAAGGTCATTGCTCAGGTCGGAGGAGCAGCCTTACCTGATGTCCTGGAACTG GCTAAACACGCAGAGAAGCTGAACGTCGATGGTATAATGACTCTCCCGGAACTGTATTACAAGCCCAGAACTACTGACCAGTTGATAAGCTACCTGCAAAGAGTTTCTGCTGCCGCGCCAACCCTACCCCTGGTGTACTATGACTTTCCAATGATGTCTGGAGTCAATG taaATATGAAAGAGTTATTTACCTCAGCCTCTTCCAAACTTCCAAATTTTAAAGGAGCAAAAGCTGATTTGAATGTGGCAGAACAAGTAGCGCACTTGTTGGCTCAAGATCAGAAAATTTTCATTGCGAACCAT CATATTGCACCATCAGTTCTAATGGGCCATGACTCTAGTATTGCCACTGTTGTCAGCCTGTTTCCAGAACTGGTCCATAACATCAGGCAAGCGGTGAAAGACGGAGAAGTTGTGAAAGCGAAACTTCTTCAACGACGACTAAACGCTTTAGTAGATGCTATAGCTTCGAAAG GTGATTTTGTACCATCAATGAAAACTGCTATGGAGTTAACGACCGGAATCAGAATGGGCCCAACTCGCTCCCCTTTGGTGCCATTGAATTGTGTGCAAAGGAAAGATTTAATAAACTCTTTGATTGAATTAGATGTACAGCTACAAATGACAGATTGA